The following proteins are co-located in the Candidatus Zymogenaceae bacterium genome:
- a CDS encoding SO_0444 family Cu/Zn efflux transporter, protein MDMWYIILEILGEIWWILTESAPFVLFGTFLAGLLYIFLNPEIIYRRLSGNTFGSVFAASLFGIPLPLCSCGVLPVVVSLSKQGANRGAVLSFLISTPESGVDSIAVTYALMDPLMTIMRPLAAFVSAITAGILGVVSGGPETQEAPARPDITCRVDACCSGVDCPADLHKNHHSFWEKMWAAIKYAFGELFEDFAPWFVIGIVAAGILTSLTPAGFLERYLGGGVLTMLIMLAMGIPVYICATASTPLAAALVLSGVSPGAALVFLLAGPATNVASLSVVAGNLGRRAVVIYVTTISVVAVVMGLFTDYLYTTLGVTPRAYAGDSAEFIPEAVKGVLAAAMIILLAVGIYRKLVSKRSSCDDTCSPDSACKIDTAHPHGH, encoded by the coding sequence ATGGATATGTGGTACATCATTCTCGAGATACTTGGTGAAATCTGGTGGATTCTCACAGAATCCGCGCCCTTCGTTCTCTTCGGCACATTTTTGGCCGGGCTTTTATATATCTTCCTCAATCCCGAAATCATCTACCGAAGGCTCTCCGGAAACACATTTGGGTCGGTATTCGCCGCGTCTCTATTCGGCATTCCCCTGCCGCTCTGCTCATGCGGCGTTCTGCCGGTGGTGGTCTCCCTTTCCAAGCAGGGGGCCAACAGGGGCGCCGTCCTGTCGTTTCTGATCTCGACGCCGGAATCGGGGGTGGACTCCATCGCCGTGACCTATGCCCTCATGGATCCCCTCATGACGATCATGAGGCCCCTCGCCGCGTTCGTGTCCGCAATCACCGCCGGCATCCTGGGTGTCGTCTCCGGCGGGCCGGAAACACAGGAGGCGCCCGCACGGCCCGACATCACCTGCCGGGTGGACGCCTGCTGCAGTGGTGTGGACTGCCCCGCAGACCTGCACAAAAACCACCACTCGTTTTGGGAAAAGATGTGGGCGGCGATTAAATACGCCTTTGGTGAGCTGTTTGAAGATTTCGCTCCATGGTTCGTGATCGGGATTGTCGCCGCGGGAATCCTCACCTCCCTCACCCCTGCGGGCTTTTTGGAGCGTTATCTGGGCGGGGGCGTGCTGACCATGCTCATCATGCTGGCGATGGGCATCCCCGTATATATCTGCGCCACGGCCTCCACACCCCTGGCCGCGGCTCTGGTTCTTTCGGGGGTCAGTCCCGGTGCGGCGCTGGTGTTTCTTTTGGCGGGGCCCGCCACGAACGTCGCCTCTCTTTCGGTGGTGGCGGGAAACCTGGGCAGGCGCGCCGTGGTTATCTACGTCACCACCATATCGGTGGTGGCCGTCGTCATGGGGCTTTTTACAGATTATCTCTACACGACCCTGGGCGTCACCCCCCGGGCCTACGCCGGGGATTCGGCCGAATTCATCCCCGAGGCGGTCAAGGGTGTTCTGGCGGCGGCGATGATAATTCTCCTTGCCGTCGGCATCTATAGAAAGCTCGTATCCAAACGCTCATCCTGCGATGACACGTGCTCTCCTGACTCCGCATGTAAAATCGACACGGCACATCCCCACGGCCACTGA
- the zupT gene encoding zinc transporter ZupT translates to MNHTEFWTAFLITTLAGLSTGIGSVISLFIREFKHRYLTIMLGFSAGVMIYVSFVELLGTAIETLGFIRGNVWLFAGILFIFLIDALIPHNYFAERVKGTEDERQLMSAGIFTAMGLAIHNFPEGIGVMFSTLADINVGLPLAIAIAVHNIPEGIAVAMPIYYATKNRRTAFLYSFGSGLFEPLGAICGYLILAPFLNDHVLAATLAAVGGIMIFISFDELLPLSFRHGEEHVALLGVLGGMAVMAVSLGLM, encoded by the coding sequence ATGAATCACACAGAATTTTGGACAGCTTTTCTTATTACAACGCTGGCCGGCCTTTCCACCGGGATAGGCAGCGTTATCTCCCTGTTCATCAGGGAGTTCAAGCACCGCTACCTCACAATCATGCTCGGGTTTTCGGCGGGCGTTATGATATATGTTTCGTTCGTAGAGCTTCTTGGAACGGCGATAGAGACCCTCGGTTTCATTCGCGGGAATGTATGGCTGTTTGCCGGCATCCTGTTTATATTTCTCATAGACGCCCTGATTCCCCATAACTACTTCGCGGAACGGGTGAAGGGGACGGAAGATGAACGACAGCTCATGTCCGCGGGCATCTTCACCGCCATGGGGCTTGCCATACACAATTTTCCCGAGGGAATCGGCGTAATGTTTTCGACCCTGGCGGACATAAACGTGGGCCTACCGCTGGCCATCGCCATCGCCGTTCACAACATACCCGAGGGGATCGCCGTCGCCATGCCGATCTATTACGCCACGAAGAACAGGAGGACAGCGTTTCTCTATTCGTTCGGGTCCGGTCTGTTCGAGCCGCTGGGGGCGATATGTGGCTACCTGATCCTCGCTCCGTTTCTGAATGATCACGTACTGGCGGCGACCCTTGCCGCAGTGGGGGGGATCATGATCTTCATCTCCTTCGATGAGCTTTTGCCCCTTTCCTTCAGACACGGTGAGGAACACGTGGCCCTGCTTGGGGTGCTGGGGGGTATGGCGGTAATGGCTGTCTCCCTGGGGTTGATGTGA
- a CDS encoding long-chain fatty acid--CoA ligase: MEEKIWFKSYAAGVKPTIEYEKLTLSEALTRSAERFPNKVALNYMGRKISYRELDRLVNRFARALQDLGVKKGDKVALCLPNLPQTVIANYATWRVGAVTVQNNPLYTERELAHQLNDSDATTLVTMTLLLPRIEKIKKETKLKRIIGCHINSYLPFPKKQLFPFVKKEMYKKVTETDEVKVFADIIGRYSAEPFEDQSRWDELAALLYTGGTTGVSKGVMLPHQKLSSNVQQLVEWFNVRGPGEVSMVGTFPIFHSAGFTAMQNLNIWQAWEHHVIPRPDPQGIIDILKKEKTTWLPGVPTIFVGLLNNPEFRKMDLSFIEGFVSGAAPLAMDTIRDLVDLTGATICEIYGLTEVTLAAAGGPWGGTLKPGTVGVPLPDTDIKIVEVESGKKEVPIGEAGEIIIKGPQVLEGYYKKPEETEKVLKDGWFYTGDIGIMDEDGYITIVDRKKDMIIAGGYNIYPLELDDILFDHPKILEACCIGVPDSYRGETVKACIVVKEGETLTEAELIAYCKEKMAAYKVPKLVEFFDDLPKSTVGKILRRKLKEMEIEKAKSDG, translated from the coding sequence ATGGAAGAAAAAATCTGGTTCAAATCATACGCGGCGGGAGTGAAGCCGACCATCGAGTACGAAAAACTCACTCTCTCCGAGGCGCTGACCCGGTCGGCCGAGCGGTTCCCGAACAAGGTCGCCCTGAACTACATGGGCAGAAAAATTTCGTACCGTGAGCTTGATCGACTGGTCAATCGATTCGCCCGGGCGCTGCAGGACCTGGGGGTGAAGAAGGGGGACAAGGTGGCGCTGTGCCTTCCGAACCTGCCCCAGACGGTCATCGCGAACTACGCCACGTGGCGCGTCGGCGCCGTGACGGTACAGAACAACCCGCTCTACACCGAGCGGGAGCTGGCCCATCAACTCAATGATTCCGACGCCACGACTCTCGTGACCATGACGCTTCTTTTGCCGCGCATCGAGAAGATAAAAAAGGAAACGAAGCTCAAGCGCATCATCGGCTGTCACATCAATTCCTATCTGCCCTTTCCGAAAAAACAGCTCTTTCCCTTCGTCAAGAAGGAGATGTACAAAAAGGTCACGGAGACCGACGAAGTAAAGGTGTTCGCCGATATCATCGGCCGTTATTCGGCCGAGCCCTTTGAAGATCAAAGCAGGTGGGACGAGCTGGCGGCGCTCCTCTATACCGGCGGCACCACCGGCGTATCCAAGGGGGTCATGCTGCCCCATCAGAAATTAAGCAGCAACGTGCAGCAACTGGTGGAGTGGTTCAATGTCAGGGGGCCGGGTGAGGTCTCCATGGTGGGGACGTTTCCGATATTTCACTCCGCCGGATTCACCGCAATGCAGAACTTGAATATCTGGCAGGCCTGGGAGCATCACGTCATCCCGCGGCCGGATCCCCAGGGGATTATCGACATTCTCAAGAAAGAGAAAACGACCTGGCTTCCGGGAGTGCCCACGATTTTCGTGGGGCTCCTGAATAATCCCGAGTTTCGCAAGATGGACCTGTCGTTTATCGAGGGGTTCGTCTCCGGCGCCGCACCCCTGGCGATGGATACCATCAGGGACCTTGTGGATCTGACCGGCGCTACCATCTGCGAGATATACGGTCTGACGGAAGTTACCCTGGCGGCCGCGGGGGGTCCCTGGGGCGGTACCCTGAAGCCGGGCACCGTGGGTGTGCCGCTTCCCGATACGGACATAAAGATCGTCGAGGTGGAATCCGGAAAGAAGGAAGTGCCCATTGGTGAGGCTGGTGAAATCATCATCAAGGGACCCCAGGTGTTGGAGGGTTATTACAAGAAGCCGGAGGAGACCGAGAAGGTCCTGAAGGACGGGTGGTTCTATACTGGTGATATCGGCATCATGGACGAGGATGGATATATCACCATCGTCGATCGGAAAAAGGACATGATCATCGCCGGGGGATACAACATCTATCCCTTGGAGTTGGACGACATCCTCTTTGATCATCCGAAAATACTGGAAGCCTGCTGCATTGGAGTGCCGGATTCCTACCGGGGGGAGACGGTCAAGGCGTGCATCGTGGTAAAGGAGGGGGAAACCCTTACGGAGGCGGAGTTGATCGCTTACTGCAAGGAAAAAATGGCCGCGTATAAGGTTCCGAAGCTGGTGGAGTTTTTCGACGACCTGCCCAAGAGCACGGTGGGCAAGATACTGCGCCGAAAGCTGAAGGAGATGGAGATTGAAAAGGCCAAATCCGACGGGTGA
- the ilvN gene encoding acetolactate synthase small subunit — protein sequence MDKKLERVLRIYPKEEEKEYTIFILCENKPGVTANVANHISRRGFNITSFIGASTRTKDIYKIIIKLMATPTGLKGVVKQIAKLIDVLEVRESESEDFLEYEMIMLRLNHSPEKHGDIFQVINHYHGEIVDLHDNRITIAFNGTPDRIETILSLLEHFGIIDVVRSGIAVMKKHENNNFTNDSATRE from the coding sequence ATGGACAAGAAACTGGAACGGGTACTGAGGATATACCCGAAGGAGGAGGAAAAGGAATATACCATCTTCATCTTGTGTGAGAACAAGCCGGGAGTGACCGCCAACGTCGCCAACCACATCAGCCGGCGGGGATTTAACATCACCTCCTTCATCGGCGCCAGCACCCGGACGAAGGATATCTACAAGATCATTATCAAGCTGATGGCGACCCCCACGGGCCTGAAAGGGGTGGTCAAGCAGATCGCCAAGCTCATTGATGTCCTGGAGGTACGGGAGTCCGAAAGCGAGGATTTTCTTGAATACGAGATGATCATGCTCAGGCTGAATCACAGCCCCGAAAAACACGGAGACATCTTTCAGGTGATCAACCACTATCACGGCGAGATCGTGGATCTTCACGACAACCGCATCACCATCGCCTTCAACGGCACGCCTGATAGGATTGAGACGATTTTATCGCTCTTGGAACATTTCGGCATCATAGATGTGGTCAGGTCCGGCATCGCCGTGATGAAGAAACACGAAAACAATAATTTTACCAATGATTCCGCGACACGGGAATGA
- the ilvN gene encoding acetolactate synthase small subunit — MQKIISILVEDKPGVLMRIAGLFYRRGFNIDALSVGNTEIPGKSRFTITVNGDEAVLEQVRKQVQKLVNVHRTAEHDMDNSQLREYALIKIHFTEGTKTEILHLVDFFGGRVIDIFEGTAIVEIAEEQSRIDLLFARLEPYGILESLRTGKVSMFRGNRSLNQPPKLIKVSG; from the coding sequence ATGCAAAAGATCATCTCGATACTGGTGGAGGACAAGCCGGGCGTGCTCATGCGTATCGCCGGCCTTTTCTACAGGCGGGGGTTCAATATCGACGCCCTGAGCGTCGGCAATACGGAAATCCCCGGCAAGAGCCGCTTTACCATTACCGTCAACGGAGACGAGGCGGTATTAGAGCAGGTCAGAAAACAGGTCCAGAAGCTGGTGAATGTACACCGAACGGCGGAGCATGATATGGATAACTCCCAGCTTCGGGAATACGCCCTGATCAAGATACACTTCACCGAGGGAACGAAGACCGAGATCCTGCACCTAGTGGATTTTTTCGGCGGGAGGGTCATCGATATTTTCGAGGGAACGGCGATCGTGGAGATCGCCGAGGAACAGTCGCGCATTGACCTGTTGTTCGCCAGGCTCGAGCCCTACGGCATCCTCGAGTCCCTAAGGACCGGGAAGGTGTCGATGTTTCGCGGAAACCGCTCCCTCAACCAGCCGCCGAAACTGATCAAGGTTTCGGGATAA
- the ilvB gene encoding biosynthetic-type acetolactate synthase large subunit, whose product MSPKRKKRMTGARILYNVLMEEGVDVIFGYPGGANLPFYDVLCDSNIRHILVRHEQAAAHMADGYARASGRVGVCLATSGPGATNLVTGIATAYLDSSPIVAITGQVERRFIGTDAFQEVDIVGITIPITKHNQHIMTAGEIVPAVKTAFWLAKAGRPGPVLLDIPRDVLLEEAVYDPDVVVTLEGYNPIISGHSGQIKRAAKLLSGAKNPVIVAGGGVIRSGATDELIRLSQLLGAPVLTTLMGKSAVPPDYPYYLGMIGMHGTSRAMEAVKRADVIVAAGARFGDRAVLSYDAFEKMAKFIQIDIDPAEIEKTVEVDIPIVGDAGKILEELNNRLEKDHANDITAKPPPTGELERYEQTETMGIPAAIELLSKKNLDAVVTTDVGRHQIWAAKYYQSTGLDTGMFITSGGLGTMGFGLPASLGAKVARPDKRVILITGDGSFMMNIQELATSSHYDLPVLVLLMNDHHLGMIRQLQDAFYDAKYMACEFPENVDFVAAARAMGLDGRRVTSIDQLDDAIEEGLRSKHTFVVECLIDSQENIPYRTYED is encoded by the coding sequence ATGAGCCCGAAACGAAAAAAACGGATGACCGGTGCCCGGATCCTCTACAACGTCCTGATGGAAGAGGGGGTTGATGTGATTTTCGGGTATCCGGGCGGCGCGAATCTTCCCTTTTACGATGTGCTGTGCGATTCAAATATCCGGCACATCCTCGTGCGCCACGAACAGGCGGCGGCCCACATGGCCGATGGATACGCACGGGCGTCCGGCAGGGTGGGGGTGTGTCTTGCCACCAGCGGTCCCGGGGCCACAAACCTGGTCACCGGCATTGCAACCGCCTATCTGGATTCATCGCCGATCGTGGCCATCACCGGACAGGTCGAGCGTCGATTCATCGGCACGGACGCGTTTCAGGAGGTGGACATCGTCGGCATCACCATCCCCATCACCAAGCATAATCAGCACATCATGACGGCTGGTGAAATAGTGCCGGCGGTGAAGACCGCGTTCTGGCTGGCGAAGGCGGGCCGCCCCGGTCCGGTGCTTTTGGACATCCCCCGGGATGTGCTTCTCGAGGAGGCGGTGTATGATCCGGATGTGGTGGTGACCCTGGAGGGGTATAATCCGATTATCTCCGGCCACAGCGGGCAGATCAAGCGGGCGGCGAAACTCCTTTCCGGAGCGAAGAATCCGGTCATCGTCGCCGGCGGCGGAGTGATTCGCTCCGGCGCAACCGATGAGCTGATTCGACTTTCCCAACTGCTGGGGGCGCCGGTACTGACGACCCTGATGGGGAAATCCGCCGTGCCCCCGGATTATCCCTACTATCTGGGGATGATCGGCATGCACGGGACCAGCCGGGCGATGGAGGCGGTGAAACGGGCGGACGTGATCGTGGCGGCGGGGGCCCGATTCGGCGACCGCGCGGTGCTGTCGTACGACGCGTTTGAGAAGATGGCGAAATTTATTCAGATCGATATCGATCCCGCGGAGATCGAGAAGACCGTGGAAGTCGATATCCCCATTGTGGGAGATGCGGGCAAGATTCTTGAGGAACTCAACAACCGGCTCGAAAAAGACCACGCGAACGACATCACCGCTAAGCCTCCGCCGACGGGTGAGCTGGAGCGATACGAACAGACCGAAACCATGGGTATCCCGGCGGCGATCGAACTCCTCTCAAAAAAGAACCTGGACGCCGTGGTGACCACCGATGTGGGAAGACACCAGATCTGGGCGGCGAAATATTATCAGAGCACCGGCCTCGATACGGGCATGTTCATCACCTCCGGAGGACTGGGGACGATGGGATTCGGCCTGCCCGCGTCCCTGGGCGCCAAGGTGGCCAGGCCGGATAAAAGAGTGATATTGATAACCGGAGACGGAAGCTTCATGATGAACATTCAGGAGCTTGCCACATCAAGCCACTACGACCTTCCGGTACTGGTGCTTTTGATGAACGATCACCATCTGGGGATGATACGCCAGCTTCAGGACGCCTTCTACGACGCGAAGTACATGGCGTGCGAGTTTCCGGAAAACGTGGATTTTGTGGCCGCGGCCCGGGCGATGGGGCTTGACGGCCGGCGGGTCACATCCATCGATCAGCTCGACGACGCCATTGAGGAAGGACTCAGGTCCAAGCACACCTTCGTGGTGGAGTGCCTGATCGACTCCCAGGAAAACATCCCGTATCGGACGTACGAGGACTGA
- a CDS encoding alcohol dehydrogenase catalytic domain-containing protein, which produces MRAVVYDKKNKRLKLIETDMPVPKPGEVLVRVFSVGICGSDTEMVNADTVADGFIMGHEVAGIVETIGEGVTSVSVGDRVTPRPVGCGECPVCLMGNTHLCLKKTSIGTGYLPGGFADFVCIPEPMLYAVPEGMTLRIASLTDTFAVPAHAIAASGLKSGQSALIVGAGPIGLSALLLASDVNPSPLGVADLSHKRLNTALSLGAGIVFSPTDDGYYQNVRDAFGGLGPDVAIECTGNPHAMTDAVELVRPGGRVTLTGICFEPMTLHPLSMIMREVSILPAFSSLPADNRLALSYLARKPESAGAIISDIVALDEMPEIFEAARRGEVDGKVVVEPHTE; this is translated from the coding sequence ATGCGCGCAGTCGTCTATGACAAGAAAAACAAGCGGTTGAAACTGATTGAGACGGATATGCCCGTCCCGAAACCGGGGGAAGTCCTGGTGCGGGTCTTCTCCGTGGGCATCTGCGGTTCGGACACGGAGATGGTCAACGCGGATACGGTGGCCGACGGCTTCATCATGGGCCACGAGGTCGCAGGAATCGTGGAGACGATCGGGGAGGGGGTGACGTCCGTCTCCGTCGGCGACCGGGTGACGCCCCGGCCGGTGGGCTGCGGCGAGTGCCCCGTCTGCCTGATGGGAAACACCCACCTGTGCCTCAAAAAGACATCCATCGGCACCGGCTACCTCCCCGGCGGCTTCGCGGACTTCGTGTGCATCCCGGAGCCGATGCTCTACGCCGTGCCGGAAGGCATGACGCTCAGGATCGCCTCCCTTACCGACACCTTCGCCGTGCCCGCCCATGCCATCGCCGCATCCGGGCTGAAATCGGGACAGTCCGCACTGATAGTGGGGGCGGGACCCATCGGCCTGTCCGCCCTGCTCCTGGCGTCTGATGTGAACCCCTCGCCCCTGGGCGTCGCGGACCTGTCTCATAAACGGCTGAATACGGCACTATCCCTCGGGGCGGGGATCGTCTTTTCCCCCACGGACGACGGATACTACCAGAACGTCCGGGACGCCTTCGGCGGCCTCGGGCCGGATGTCGCCATCGAGTGCACCGGAAATCCCCACGCCATGACCGACGCCGTGGAGCTGGTCAGACCGGGGGGGCGGGTGACCCTCACCGGCATCTGCTTCGAGCCGATGACGCTCCATCCCCTTTCCATGATCATGCGGGAGGTCTCCATACTCCCCGCCTTTTCATCCCTGCCCGCGGACAACCGCCTCGCCCTGTCGTATTTAGCCCGAAAGCCGGAATCCGCCGGCGCCATCATCTCGGACATCGTGGCTTTGGATGAGATGCCGGAGATATTCGAGGCCGCACGCCGGGGAGAGGTCGACGGCAAGGTGGTGGTGGAGCCCCATACCGAATAA
- a CDS encoding cobalamin-dependent protein (Presence of a B(12) (cobalamin)-binding domain implies dependence on cobalamin itself, in one of its several forms, or in some unusual lineages, dependence on a cobalamin-like analog.) has translation MVHSTKNNGDAVVLINPPSEVLTPETRFVRPLLNSLPQLGIASLAATLKRNGLSVSILDAQALGMSVREVVSWATAHRPRVVGLTGYTSTVDAASLIAEEIKQHNPDVATVLGGPHVTAAWERTLTRFPAIDYGFLGEGESTALELFRTLLSGKTPRSVPGAVYRDGPRIISNERPPLIDDLDALPPPAVDLFERFPSAYHPPILHSPMGTAVTLVSSRGCPYRCTFCDRGVFGERYRFHSIDYIIEQIRKFKTDYDISHIIFYDDNFTSNRAHLEELLEAIINLPFDITFNCDARVDLVDRKLLEIMKRAGAWMINYGIESGSQKLLDDLSKKVSLDRAKEAVLLTHDAQIMVKGLFMIGVPGETEQSLEETGRLLAELPFDFVNFSKYTPYPGCEDYKTIREHGEFDETWELMNAVNMVFVPNTITKEALERASSNMMAAFYKNPQRWKSYTKIIKKNPLDRIKLLKLLPGYIKYKAMRRISKGSSESPFDF, from the coding sequence ATGGTACATTCGACGAAAAACAACGGGGATGCGGTGGTGCTGATCAATCCACCGTCGGAGGTGCTCACGCCGGAAACGCGGTTCGTCCGCCCCCTCCTCAATTCCCTCCCCCAGCTGGGCATCGCCTCACTGGCGGCGACGCTCAAAAGAAACGGCCTCTCCGTGTCCATCCTCGACGCCCAGGCTTTGGGAATGTCGGTACGGGAGGTGGTCTCCTGGGCGACGGCGCACCGTCCCCGGGTGGTGGGCCTGACCGGATACACATCCACCGTCGACGCCGCATCGCTCATCGCGGAAGAAATCAAACAACACAACCCCGACGTCGCGACGGTCCTGGGGGGGCCACACGTGACCGCCGCCTGGGAGCGAACCCTCACACGTTTCCCCGCAATCGATTACGGATTTTTGGGCGAGGGGGAGTCCACGGCATTGGAGCTCTTCAGAACCCTCCTGTCCGGAAAGACGCCGAGGAGTGTGCCGGGGGCGGTCTACCGGGACGGACCCCGAATCATATCGAACGAGCGCCCACCCCTCATCGACGACCTGGATGCGCTTCCGCCCCCGGCGGTGGATCTGTTCGAGAGATTTCCAAGCGCCTATCATCCGCCGATACTTCATTCACCGATGGGGACGGCCGTCACCCTGGTCTCGAGCAGAGGGTGTCCCTACCGCTGCACCTTCTGCGACCGGGGGGTTTTCGGAGAACGATATCGCTTTCACAGCATCGACTACATCATCGAACAGATCCGAAAGTTTAAAACCGATTACGACATCTCACATATCATCTTCTATGACGATAATTTCACCAGCAACCGGGCGCACCTCGAAGAATTGCTGGAGGCGATCATCAACCTCCCCTTCGATATCACCTTCAACTGTGACGCCAGGGTCGATCTGGTGGACCGAAAACTCCTGGAGATAATGAAGCGCGCCGGGGCCTGGATGATCAACTACGGCATCGAGTCGGGAAGTCAGAAACTCCTGGACGATCTCTCAAAGAAGGTCTCGCTGGATCGGGCCAAGGAGGCGGTCCTTCTTACGCATGATGCCCAAATCATGGTCAAGGGCCTTTTCATGATCGGTGTTCCGGGGGAGACCGAACAGAGTCTTGAAGAAACCGGACGCCTTCTTGCAGAGCTCCCCTTTGATTTCGTCAATTTTTCAAAGTATACCCCCTACCCCGGCTGTGAAGACTACAAGACGATCAGGGAACACGGCGAGTTCGACGAAACCTGGGAGCTGATGAACGCCGTCAATATGGTGTTCGTGCCGAATACGATCACTAAAGAGGCGCTGGAGCGGGCTTCTTCCAACATGATGGCGGCGTTTTACAAAAATCCTCAGCGCTGGAAATCCTATACAAAAATCATCAAAAAAAATCCCCTGGATCGCATAAAACTCTTGAAACTGCTGCCAGGATATATAAAATACAAGGCCATGCGAAGAATCTCAAAGGGATCGTCGGAGAGTCCCTTTGATTTTTGA
- a CDS encoding trimethylamine methyltransferase family protein — MKSSKFQVYDEKEIQAIHNTSLEILEKTGVRVNLKKLREILADCGCSVDESEKIVKFPPKVVEEHIKKAPREFTLSGPDPEKSWVLNPEAQMFNGLSTAINIYDLETGEYRPTTLQDTIDHIIIMDYLDNIVVNQMDIWPTDIPMQTITTETIRGWALNATKPYSMGAYGVLPSKDMTEMMALVMGGRENLKKTHPMLGIVSIQSPLSTAQIQLEGMLVFGEYGLPVILSPEAMAGTTAPVTLAGLMVQHNAEVLAHLVMAQAANPGCPVLYGSVSTIAEMRRGTSALGSVECGMISAGAAQMAHFYDIPCRVVAGGTESKTMDLQCGVERTRSMLLAALAGGNYITCVGMIESTTATAQELSVVDNEIIGSVMRAVRGIEVTEESLAKEVIERIGPDGNYLMEDHTQKLFRSEHFMTKLASLEKRDIWEKEGSKEMVDRARERTKTILKKHTPRDIDPKLKKELDDFCKKVEERDLDVFYAAEWEG; from the coding sequence ATGAAAAGTTCAAAATTTCAGGTCTATGATGAAAAGGAAATCCAGGCGATCCACAATACGTCACTGGAAATTCTGGAAAAAACCGGTGTGCGGGTGAATCTGAAAAAGCTCAGAGAGATTCTGGCGGACTGCGGCTGTTCGGTCGATGAATCTGAAAAGATAGTGAAGTTCCCGCCCAAGGTCGTGGAGGAACATATCAAGAAAGCCCCCCGGGAATTCACCCTGAGCGGCCCCGATCCGGAGAAGTCATGGGTGCTCAACCCGGAAGCGCAGATGTTCAACGGATTGAGCACCGCGATAAATATATATGATCTCGAAACCGGGGAGTATCGGCCCACCACGCTTCAGGATACCATCGATCATATCATTATCATGGACTACCTGGATAATATCGTGGTGAACCAGATGGACATCTGGCCTACCGACATTCCGATGCAGACCATCACCACCGAAACCATCCGGGGCTGGGCTCTCAACGCCACAAAGCCCTATTCCATGGGAGCCTACGGGGTTCTACCCAGTAAAGACATGACGGAGATGATGGCGCTGGTCATGGGGGGACGGGAAAACCTGAAGAAAACCCACCCGATGCTGGGCATTGTCAGCATTCAGAGTCCCCTCTCCACGGCACAGATCCAGCTCGAGGGGATGCTGGTATTCGGCGAATACGGCCTGCCGGTGATTTTATCGCCCGAGGCGATGGCGGGAACCACGGCCCCGGTGACACTCGCGGGATTGATGGTCCAGCACAACGCGGAGGTCCTTGCGCACCTGGTCATGGCCCAGGCCGCCAACCCGGGATGTCCGGTGCTCTACGGGAGCGTCTCGACCATCGCGGAAATGCGCCGCGGCACCTCGGCCCTGGGATCGGTGGAATGCGGGATGATCAGCGCCGGCGCCGCCCAGATGGCTCATTTCTACGACATCCCCTGCCGGGTGGTCGCCGGCGGCACCGAGAGCAAGACGATGGACCTCCAGTGCGGCGTCGAGCGGACTCGATCCATGCTGCTCGCGGCTCTTGCCGGCGGCAACTACATCACGTGTGTGGGAATGATCGAATCCACCACCGCCACCGCCCAGGAGCTTTCGGTCGTCGACAACGAGATCATCGGAAGCGTCATGCGGGCGGTTCGGGGAATCGAGGTCACCGAGGAGAGCCTGGCGAAAGAGGTGATAGAGAGAATCGGCCCAGACGGCAACTACCTGATGGAAGACCACACCCAGAAGTTGTTTCGATCCGAGCACTTCATGACCAAGCTCGCCTCCCTGGAAAAACGGGATATCTGGGAGAAGGAGGGATCGAAAGAGATGGTCGATCGAGCCCGGGAGAGGACCAAGACCATCCTGAAGAAACACACCCCCAGGGACATAGACCCGAAGCTGAAAAAGGAGCTGGATGATTTCTGCAAGAAGGTTGAAGAGCGGGACCTCGACGTCTTCTATGCGGCGGAATGGGAGGGATAG